In a genomic window of Leucoraja erinacea ecotype New England chromosome 8, Leri_hhj_1, whole genome shotgun sequence:
- the LOC129699570 gene encoding 5-hydroxytryptamine receptor 1E-like isoform X2, with protein MNITDCPRGSGPERTKSFAEKTAVALTLSLVMILTVMLNGVVIAAISLTKKLHQPANYLICSLALTDLLVALTVMPLSILYISAETWLLGQAFCQAWLSLDMTFCTCSILHLSAIALDRYWAITDAVQYSRRRTGRRVAGMILAAWVLSVSISMPPLFWRSRMVNGTMGQQCTIRHDHAIYTIYSTFGAFYAPLGLILILYYRIYRAARTLHRRRASSCKLAHTSCPSEAPRPGSQLGREKGIGEQPVSMGRERRAARVLGLILGAFVLCWLPFFVKELLAGMQVWAASPTLGDLLTWLGYLNSLVNPLLYTSFNQDFVTAFRRVASCGRYG; from the coding sequence ATGAACATCACCGACTGCCCGCGGGGCTCTGGCCCAGAACGGACAAAGTCTTTCGCTGAGAAGACGGCGGTCGCTCTGACCCTGTCCCTGGTCATGATACTGACTGTGATGCTGAACGGGGTGGTCATCGCTGCCATCTCGCTGACCAAGAAACTCCATCAGCCGGCCAACTACCTGATCTGCTCGCTGGCATTGACGGACCTCCTGGTTGCCCTGACGGTGATGCCCCTCAGCATCCTGTACATCAGTGCCGAGACCTGGCTCCTGGGACAGGCCTTCTGCCAAGCCTGGCTTAGCTTGGACATGACCTTCTGCACCTGTTCCATCCTCCACCTGTCTGCAATCGCCCTGGACAGGTACTGGGCTATCACCGACGCCGTACAGTACTCACGGCGGAGGACGGGCAGAAGGGTGGCAGGCATGATACTTGCAGCCTGGGTCCTTTCCGTCTCCATATCCATGCCGCCCCTGTTCTGGAGAAGCCGGATGGTCAATGGGACAATGGGGCAACAGTGTACCATCAGACATGACCACGCCATCTACACCATCTACTCCACGTTTGGAGCTTTCTACGCCCCGCTGGGCTTGATCCTCATCCTCTACTACCGTATATACCGCGCGGCCAGGACTCTTCACCGCCGGCGAGCTTCCAGCTGCAAGTTGGCTCACACCTCTTGCCCGTCAGAGGCACCACGACCGGGTAGCCAGCTGGGCCGGGAGAAGGGGATCGGCGAGCAGCCCGTGTCCATGGGGAGGGAGCGCCGGGCGGCCAGGGTCCTGGGTCTCATCCTGGGCGCCTTCGTTCTGTGCTGGCTGCCCTTCTTCGTTAAGGAGCTGCTGGCTGGGATGCAGGTTTGGGCTGCCTCGCCCACCCTGGGCGACCTGCTCACCTGGCTGGGCTAcctcaactccctggtcaaccccCTCCTCTACACCAGCTTCAACCAGGACTTTGTAACTGCCTTCCGCAGGGTGGCCAGCTGTGGGAGGTACGGATAG
- the LOC129699869 gene encoding 5-hydroxytryptamine receptor 1E-like — translation MANTERWRLQGDLRNISNYTIYTIYSTFGAFYAPLGLILILYYRIYRAARTLHRRRASSCKLAHTSCPSEAPRPGSQLGREKGIGEQPVSMGRERRAARVLGLILGAFVLCWLPFFVKELLAGMQVWAASPTLGDLLTWLGYLNSLVNPLLYTSFNQDFVTAFRRVASCGKYG, via the exons ATGGCAAACACT GAAcgttggaggttgcagggagatctTAGGAATATATCAAATTACACCATCTACACCATCTACTCCACGTTTGGAGCTTTCTACGCCCCGCTGGGCTTGATCCTCATCCTCTACTACCGTATATACCGCGCGGCCAGGACTCTTCACCGCCGGCGAGCTTCCAGCTGCAAGTTGGCTCACACCTCTTGCCCGTCAGAGGCACCACGACCGGGTAGCCAGCTGGGCCGGGAGAAGGGGATCGGCGAGCAGCCCGTGTCCATGGGGAGGGAGCGCCGGGCGGCCAGGGTCCTGGGTCTCATCCTGGGCGCCTTCGTTCTGTGCTGGCTGCCCTTCTTCGTTAAGGAGCTGCTGGCTGGGATGCAGGTTTGGGCTGCCTCGCCCACCCTGGGAGACCTGCTCACCTGGCTGGGCTAcctcaactccctggtcaaccccCTCCTCTACACCAGCTTCAACCAGGACTTTGTAACTGCCTTCCGCAGGGTGGCCAGCTGTGGGAAGTACGGATAG